The following coding sequences are from one Leptospira stimsonii window:
- the serA gene encoding phosphoglycerate dehydrogenase has product MISFPKDKINVLLLENVHQDAFNMFKNDGFNVRLLPAAYSEKELLNEIENIHVLGIRSKTNVTAPVLEKAKRLLTIGCFCIGTNQVDLNGAEKKGIPVFNAPYSNTRSVAELVISEVIMLARRVPDHIRNTHSGIWNKISKNCFEVRGKTLGIVGYGHIGSQVSVLAEAMGMKVIYFDIQTVLPLGNAMPATSYQELLRDSDFISFHVPETKETTNLYGKKEIEITKKGAYMINLSRGKVVDLEALAEAIKVGHIAGAGIDVFPEEPESNNDPFLTPMQNLPNVILTPHIGGSTEEAQRNIGSEVASKLVKFVNNGSTTFSVNFPNLEITPLPSGQYRILNVHKNQPGFLKDINSMVSEIGANISSQHLGTSAEIGYLSMVIDKSVGDELKEKIEKHPFSIKTRILY; this is encoded by the coding sequence ATGATTTCATTTCCAAAAGATAAGATCAACGTCCTTCTTCTCGAAAACGTCCACCAGGACGCTTTCAATATGTTCAAAAATGACGGCTTCAACGTCCGTCTTCTCCCGGCGGCCTACTCGGAAAAAGAACTCTTAAATGAAATCGAAAACATCCACGTCCTCGGAATTCGAAGTAAGACCAATGTGACTGCCCCGGTTCTTGAAAAAGCGAAACGTCTTCTTACGATCGGCTGTTTTTGTATCGGAACCAATCAGGTCGACCTGAACGGAGCGGAAAAAAAAGGAATTCCAGTTTTTAACGCACCGTATTCCAACACGAGATCCGTAGCGGAACTCGTGATCTCGGAAGTGATCATGCTCGCAAGAAGAGTTCCTGACCATATTCGCAACACGCATTCCGGGATCTGGAATAAGATCTCAAAAAATTGTTTCGAAGTTCGGGGCAAAACCTTAGGAATCGTAGGTTACGGACATATCGGAAGCCAGGTTTCCGTTCTTGCGGAAGCGATGGGAATGAAAGTGATCTACTTCGACATTCAGACGGTTCTTCCTCTCGGAAACGCGATGCCCGCTACAAGTTATCAGGAACTTCTGAGAGACTCCGACTTTATTTCCTTTCATGTCCCCGAAACAAAAGAGACGACCAATCTCTACGGAAAAAAGGAAATCGAAATCACGAAGAAAGGCGCCTACATGATCAACCTTTCTCGAGGAAAAGTTGTCGACCTGGAAGCCCTCGCAGAAGCGATCAAAGTCGGGCATATCGCAGGAGCGGGAATCGACGTTTTCCCGGAAGAACCCGAATCCAACAACGATCCATTCCTAACACCGATGCAAAATTTGCCGAACGTGATCTTAACACCGCATATCGGAGGAAGCACAGAAGAAGCACAAAGAAATATCGGATCCGAAGTGGCAAGTAAACTCGTAAAATTCGTAAACAACGGATCTACGACATTCTCCGTAAATTTTCCCAATCTTGAAATTACGCCTCTCCCTTCCGGTCAGTATAGAATCTTAAACGTTCACAAAAACCAGCCTGGCTTTTTAAAGGATATCAACTCCATGGTTTCCGAAATCGGCGCCAATATCAGCTCTCAGCACTTAGGTACCAGTGCGGAAATCGGATATCTTTCTATGGTAATCGATAAAAGCGTCGGAGACGAACTCAAAGAAAAAATCGAAAAACACCCTTTTTCGATCAAAACTCGGATTCTTTATTGA
- a CDS encoding PilZ domain-containing protein codes for MHYNRIPNTITVYLSELPDQSLRLAENILKGLLHRTDSPVEPGTILELKLGTISLSGAIQIPVKVIRCEKISGSEYDLYLNYTERDFNKVQEIEDLIRDLS; via the coding sequence ATGCACTATAACAGAATTCCCAACACAATCACCGTTTATCTGAGCGAACTGCCCGATCAGAGTCTTCGGCTCGCTGAGAATATTCTGAAAGGTCTGCTCCATAGAACCGATTCTCCCGTCGAACCGGGTACGATTTTAGAGCTCAAGTTAGGAACGATCAGTCTTTCCGGCGCGATTCAGATTCCAGTCAAGGTCATCCGTTGCGAAAAAATCTCGGGTTCGGAATACGATCTCTATTTAAATTATACGGAAAGAGATTTTAATAAGGTTCAAGAAATCGAGGATTTGATTCGAGATCTTTCCTAA
- a CDS encoding PaaI family thioesterase, which produces MPDVNSPDFIPYFQSQDRFSRKLGYKAFQASPGKSEYEIEVDETFHNPVHIVHGAALFAAMDSSAGAAMAGWIKSSGRKCKFMATGTAEIKYRKSVTSGKIRIYSEITEQKRATVRLISRSIDQDGDLVAELFSIWVVKFENDSSIPF; this is translated from the coding sequence ATGCCGGACGTAAACTCTCCGGATTTTATTCCTTATTTTCAGAGTCAGGATCGATTTTCTCGAAAACTCGGTTATAAAGCGTTTCAAGCGAGTCCAGGAAAAAGCGAATACGAAATCGAAGTGGATGAGACATTTCACAATCCTGTCCATATCGTACACGGAGCCGCTCTTTTTGCCGCGATGGATAGTTCAGCAGGTGCGGCGATGGCCGGTTGGATCAAATCGTCCGGAAGAAAGTGTAAATTTATGGCGACCGGTACGGCAGAAATTAAATATCGAAAGAGTGTAACTTCCGGAAAAATTCGCATCTACAGCGAAATCACCGAACAAAAACGGGCAACGGTCCGTTTGATCTCTCGATCCATAGATCAAGACGGAGACTTAGTTGCCGAACTTTTTTCGATTTGGGTCGTAAAGTTCGAAAACGATTCGTCCATTCCGTTTTGA